The following are encoded in a window of Salvelinus fontinalis isolate EN_2023a chromosome 40, ASM2944872v1, whole genome shotgun sequence genomic DNA:
- the LOC129839982 gene encoding C-reactive protein-like, whose protein sequence is MELQTWLLMFFTCCYAVPQDMSGKEIIFPVESNTAYVKITPDMNKIFFAVTVCVRFFTDYQTKELTIFSLATPSHADGFVIFRGDGGNYRVYIQDQGIYFWGLPDKMNEWNSVCGTWDASTGLTQLWVNGKPSARKALQAGGSISGTPSIILGQDQDAYVGGFDVYDSFYGHETDVHMWDRVLSPCEIQSYMKGEVLSPGNVVNWNALKYTRHDYVVVETMQNLIC, encoded by the exons ATGGAGCTGCAGACATGGCTTCTGATGTTCTTTACGTGCTGCTATGCTGTGCCACAAG ACATGTCAGGGAAGGAAATCATTTTCCCAGTAGAGTCAAACACCGCCTATGTCAAGATAACCCCTGACATGAACAAAATCTTCTTTGCTGTGACTGTCTGCGTTCGATTTTTCACCGACTACCAGACGAAGGAGCTGACCATTTTCTCATTGGCCACGCCTTCTCATGCTGATGGTTTTGTCATCTTCAGGGGAGATGGGGGAAATTACAGGGTGTACATTCAGGACCAAGGTATCTATTTCTGGGGATTGCCAGACAAAATGAACGAGTGGAACTCTGTTTGTGGGACGTGGGATGCCAGTACAGGATTGACTCAACTGTGGGTGAATGGGAAGCCAAGTGCGAGGAAAGCTCTCCAAGCCGGCGGCTCCATCTCTGGTACACCGAGTATTATTTTAGGTCAGGACCAAGATGCATACGTTGGTGGGTTTGATGTGTATGACTCCTTTTACGGACATGAGACCGATGTCCACATGTGGGACAGAGTGCTCTCTCCATGTGAGATCCAAAGCTACATGAAGGGGGAGGTGTTATCTCCAGGGAATGTGGTAAACTGGAACGCACTAAAATACACAAGGCATGACTATGTGGTTGTTGAGACGATGCAGAACCTGATCTGTTAA